The Verrucomicrobiia bacterium genome has a segment encoding these proteins:
- a CDS encoding WecB/TagA/CpsF family glycosyltransferase codes for MEIARYNVLGVQLSALNMELARQAIREAIAQRRKGYVCVTGVHGVMECQEDAGLREIHNRAFLCTPDGMPMVWLGRRRGHAHVQRVYGPDLMLALLAEPGLRHFFYGGTEGVTARLREKMTARFPGVQIVGEYEPPFRPLTEAELAGLAGQVAAARPDIMWIGLSTPKQERFMAAHLERLETTLMIGVGAAFDFHAGRVPQAPRWMQRAGLEWFYRMCREPRRLGPRYLKNNPRFLWLLLVEALGGRRRG; via the coding sequence ATGGAGATAGCCCGTTACAACGTGCTGGGGGTACAGCTCAGCGCCTTGAACATGGAGCTGGCGCGGCAGGCCATTCGGGAGGCGATTGCGCAGCGCCGGAAGGGGTATGTGTGCGTGACGGGGGTGCATGGGGTGATGGAATGCCAGGAGGATGCGGGGCTGCGGGAGATTCACAACCGGGCTTTTTTGTGCACGCCGGATGGCATGCCGATGGTGTGGCTGGGGCGGCGGCGGGGGCATGCGCATGTGCAGCGGGTGTATGGGCCGGATTTGATGCTGGCGCTGCTGGCCGAGCCGGGGTTGCGGCATTTCTTTTACGGGGGGACGGAGGGGGTGACGGCGCGGCTGCGGGAGAAGATGACGGCGCGATTTCCGGGGGTGCAGATTGTGGGGGAGTACGAGCCGCCGTTTCGGCCGTTGACGGAGGCGGAGCTGGCGGGGCTGGCGGGGCAGGTGGCGGCGGCGCGGCCGGACATCATGTGGATTGGGTTGAGCACGCCCAAGCAGGAGCGTTTTATGGCGGCGCATCTGGAGCGGCTGGAGACGACGCTGATGATCGGGGTGGGGGCGGCGTTTGATTTTCACGCCGGGCGGGTGCCGCAGGCGCCGCGGTGGATGCAGCGGGCGGGGCTGGAATGGTTTTACCGGATGTGCCGGGAGCCGCGGCGGCTGGGGCCGCGGTACTTGAAGAACAACCCGCGTTTTTTGTGGTTGCTGCTGGTGGAGGCGCTGGGCGGGCGGCGGCGGGGTTAG
- a CDS encoding NAD-dependent deacylase, whose amino-acid sequence MLSQPTPFPQQLLQAIRQARHIVAFTGAGVSAESGVPTFRDAQTGFWAQFKPEELATPEAFAANPERVWQWYALRRQRLRQVQPNPGHFALARMEQLAPRFTLITQNVDRLHQRAGSRNVLELHGCILRVRCPRDHFTLEDYHDGHDPAPPRCPHCHAPLRPDVVWFGEMLPPDVLRDAEAAAENCDVFLSIGTSMQVYPAAQLPFTALDHGALVVEINPNPTALTEQATHAFHGPSGVLLPQLLHAVWGDPGANPAPS is encoded by the coding sequence ATGCTCTCGCAACCAACCCCTTTCCCCCAGCAACTCCTGCAGGCCATCCGCCAGGCCCGGCATATCGTCGCCTTCACCGGCGCCGGCGTCTCCGCCGAAAGCGGCGTCCCCACCTTCCGCGACGCCCAGACCGGCTTCTGGGCCCAATTCAAGCCCGAGGAACTCGCCACCCCGGAGGCCTTTGCGGCCAATCCCGAGCGCGTCTGGCAATGGTACGCCCTCCGCCGCCAGCGGCTCCGCCAAGTCCAGCCCAACCCCGGCCACTTCGCCCTGGCCCGCATGGAACAGTTGGCGCCCCGCTTCACCTTGATCACCCAAAATGTGGACCGCCTCCATCAACGGGCCGGCAGCCGCAACGTCCTCGAACTGCACGGCTGCATCCTCCGCGTCCGCTGCCCCCGCGATCATTTCACCCTCGAAGACTACCACGACGGCCACGACCCCGCCCCGCCGCGCTGCCCCCACTGTCACGCCCCGCTCCGGCCCGATGTGGTTTGGTTTGGGGAAATGCTGCCCCCCGACGTGTTGCGCGACGCCGAAGCCGCCGCGGAAAACTGCGATGTCTTTCTCTCCATCGGCACCTCCATGCAGGTCTATCCCGCGGCGCAACTCCCCTTCACCGCCCTCGACCACGGCGCCCTCGTGGTCGAAATCAACCCCAACCCCACCGCCCTCACCGAACAGGCCACCCATGCCTTCCACGGCCCAAGCGGCGTCCTCCTCCCGCAGTTGCTCCACGCCGTTTGGGGAGATCCCGGCGCCAATCCAGCTCCCTCTTGA